The Girardinichthys multiradiatus isolate DD_20200921_A chromosome 9, DD_fGirMul_XY1, whole genome shotgun sequence genome segment CCGTTCCTTCCTGTTTCTAACATTCACCATCGTCCTCACAGGATGATGAGTACACACACTTGTACACGCTGATCGTCAACCCTGACAACACTTATGAGGTTAAGATCGACAACAAGAAGGTTGAGTCTGGCAACCTGGAGGATGACTGGGACTTTCTGCCCTCGAAAAAAATCAAGGACCCCAATGCCAAAAAGCCCGAGGAATGGGATGACAGGGAGAAGATTCCAGACCCGGATGATAAGAAACCTGAGGTTAGTCCATTTTAATAATCCTACAAATCTATTTTTCCACCTTTTATATTTAGGGATATATTTGTGTGAAACCTTaatttttctcatgttttaaCCTGTCGTGAATTTTTAAGGACTGGGACAAGCCCGAGAACATACCGGATCCAGATGCCAAAAAGCCCGATGACTGGGATGATGAGATGGATGGAGAGTGGGAGCCGCCGATGATCACCAACCCTGAGTACAAGGTATTCACGTTACACATTATGCAGCCATTGGGTTTTGCCCAACTCTGTTCTTATAAATATAATTGTTAAGCAAAGCTCTTTATTCCtgaaattttctttaaatgggTTccgatttgttttattgttaattatgtTGACATGAgccaaaatgtgttttgtgcaGGGCGAGTGGAAGCCCAGAGAGATCGATAATCCTGCCTACAAAGGCAAGTGGATCCACCCTGAGATTGAGAATCCAGAGTACACAGCTGACCCGGAGATCTACAAGTATGACAGCATCGGCGTGATCGGGCTGGACTTGTGGCAGGTGGGATGGTCTCGCTGACAGTGGGTTTAGTCAACAGTAAGAATACAGCAGCTAAATTAGGAATAATTCCCAGGGTTCCTGCACAGACTGTATGGAAAACTATGAAATTCGAATGAAGTATCTTGCAGGTCTAACTAATTATGGTAAAAGAAAATAGAGCATgggaattttttttatatttaatttatgtcCATCCATTAGCCACCTGCTTgttcatccatctgtccattcagTCATGTtttccatccttctatccatccaccaATACACTCATCTATCATCTTTGTCTATCATCCCTCCAGTTTTCATCCACCCGTCCATTCATTAACTCATTGATCAAGCCACCCGCTTGTTCATCCATTCACACAGCCTTACATCTACCTATCCATTCAttggtttggtttgtttgtgggcCCCTCAAAGTGTTTTGATATCCAAGTGTTATATCGATCTCCAAAgggtttttaaaaatactttattatgtTTACTGGCGGAAAAAGAACAGGAGACTGAGTCAAACAGTTTCTGAAGACAGCAAAGTGCAAAGCAGAAACTTTAATTCAACCAGAAATAAAGTTACGGGCAGAACAGAGCATTGAGAAAACCCCTGGGTTGAATAGATTGGGTTTGGGAGATCTCTCCTTGTGTACTTTCCAACTAGTACCTCCTTTCCTTTGTTCCTCTCCCAGCACCAACCTTCTGGGGTCACTTACAGGACACCCAACATTTAGCTGACTCTGCAGAGTCAAAGTAAGCACAGATCTTGAAACCAAgcatgtaataataataataagcacAGATTTACACACAGCACTTGGAAAGCAAATTCAGGTTTCGTGCGTTTCCAGGGAAATAAACACTACAGCCTGTCCATCTGTTTGTCAGCCTTCTTCCTTTTGTCTGTCCATTTGATCATCTGTCCATCCTTCAGTTCATTCATCCAATCTGTTCCATCGATCTATGGATTCATTTTCCGTCCTGTCGACCCGTCCAGCCACCAGTGGTGCATCCAGTTATCCATTAATCTATCGTTTTCATCCTTCCTTCTAGTCTCTGGTGTTTGTAGGCTCCATGTTTAGACCCTGACCACAGTAgaaatatgtatataaataaacctataatgaatatttgtatttctactttaaaaatgggcaaaaatgtaacAGAGAACTCCAGAAGCTTGGATCTGGAGAATGAGTTTTTGAAAAAAGTATGGAAACCCTGAGGTCCTCATTGCAAAAACCTCAATACCAAGtgtcacgttttttttttattgaggagTTCTAAGCTGGGAAGAGGGGAGGTTTTGGAAATGGATAATACTTGTTGTTAAAGTATTTAGACTCGATAAGCACTGACAGGCTTGTGTTTGTGTAAAGGTCAAGTCTGGGACCATCTTTGACAACTTCCTAATCACCAGTGATCCTAAACTGGCTGAGGAAGTTGGCAACGAAGCCTGGGGCAAAACTAAGGTATGTTCCCAGTACACCGTCTCCTCTCTGTTTGCAAACACTCATCAGTTTTTAATTGTCAgttatttcctttttcaggAGAGTGAGAAAAAGATGAAGGAACGccaagaggaagaggagaggaagaTGCGGGAAGAAGAGGACAAGAAGAGAGATGAGGTGaaggaagatgaggaggaagaagagaaggatgaggaggaggacgatgaagaggaggaggaggaagaaggagaGGAACCAGAAGAGGAGGGggaagaggaagaagatgaagccACAGACTCTCAACTCAAGGATGAGTTATAAACTCAGGAACTGCTCTGTTTGAGTCAGTGGGCTGTTGGaaggagactgaaatgaaagacCTTGATAACTGTCACCTTGGGGCGGGGCCTGGGTGGGATGgactttttcatttgtttgtttacaaaacAAGAGGGATAGGTCAATAAGGGCAATTACTGTTGTGTTTCCTGTTTCAATGAGCCACTATTGCTACTATTAACATAATTATTGTTATATAAATTGGAATAATAGAAATGATCCGCTGAAACGAATGTCGATTAGTAATTATTAAGCTGCAAGCCGTAATCAGCAGCTGTCTATAAACTATCATATGTTTAATGAGATCTAGGTTTATGTGAAGCTTTGACAGGAAAATATATTTAGTGTGTGGATGGtgccatgaaaatgttttgtttacctCGTGTGCTTTGtgtgttatttgtttttgtaaatgttttgcaCTAATTCATGTCAGTCTGAAAGGATTGGATTGAGTTGGGCATCTTCACGCAGGTTGTCTGTCCTGCattaacattaaattaaaacaaggtTTAATGGGAACCACCATCAGGACTAAGGCTTTGTATTTTACACCCAGCACTGAACAGCCATCTGGCTGGTTATATAGGCTGCTTTACGCTGACGCCCCTTCCATAGTTTCATAACCAACACTTCCACAGTGCACCTTCTGTAGTCTTGCGTTTACATTAAGCTACGTTAAGGGTTAGATGCACCTTAGGGCCTCTTCTGTAGCAGTAAATCATCTGATCATTTGGGACCCAAATGACGGTTTAATCAGTTTCCTTCTGTCTGATTTCTGTACTTCTGCACTGCTGTACCCCGGCACCCTGTCTCATACACTTTCAACAATGCTCCTTttgtaaaacacacattttgtaCTAATGGTAAGAAATGAAGTAGGGGCAAATTTTATGTTGCtgtgcaaataataaaaatctgaagaaatCAAACTGGAACACTTGCATTCTGATATGGTTTCCATTTGGTTGTTATTGTACAATAATTACCTAAAATTTTGTGGCTGTCAAAGGtgacaaattattttttcctttttaaaacttGACTACATATTTTTGAGAAGCCAACTGGTGAATTGCAATAATTAAATATAGCTGTTTATTTCCTTTCAGTGCAACCCTAAAATACAGCAGTTCTTCACTTGTATTGatacccctggtaaagatgttagAAGTCTTAAAATCAGTTGATTCTTTATTGCAATCCCATAATCTCACAGCAAGCAGAATTTtagaaatccaacctttaagTTGAGCATTTACAAAAGTTGCTTATTCGAAATAATTAAAAAGGCATACTTTGAATAAATAATCCACCACTTTCTGCTTTAGGCTATAATTAAGATGTGGCATGGAGGCCTATTTCCCTTTGCCAgtctttaaaatggaaaagacaataAATAGAACATTTCATTGAAGTCAGGCAAATATATACTGTCTGAGCTTAATTTTTATCTTTATGGACAATGTACATTAACATTGCGGAAAATGCACCGCAATTAGCCAATtggctatttttcatctgttgtCCCTGGACAAATGGGAAAATTTGTCTCACTAACAACAAGCATAAAGGTTACACAATAATACAAAGATCAAATGAACATACAAATTCTGTCAATAAATACAATAGCCAAAGGAAACTACActacaaaaactatttataaagGTCTCAACAATCAATAAAGCATTTAATCTTACATCAAGATGGCCAAACACAAGTTGTCTCATGGTAGGATTAGGGGCAGTACCCATTACTCAAACGTATGACATATCTGATATGTTATGAGCCAGTCtagttttttaaacaaattatatGTAGTCAGAGCTCTGATTGTCTGGGAGACAGAGTTCCACTCCAGTGCAGCTGTAAGTGAAAAGGCTCTCTGACTAAAAGCAGTTTTCTAGAGAGGAACAATACAGTCTTCTTGGGTTGCCCCTCTTGTTTGCACATATCTAAATTGAACATAgtaattaaaaagttttaaacaccTGGAACTGTGATAAATAAGGCTGGATGGAGTTCATTTTAAGGATGAGAAGGAAAGTAGAAGATCTCACTGTTAGAGAGATGCAGCAAAGTGTGGCATTAGGGTCACAATTTCTCCAAAACTACCATTTGACTATTTATAGTTGAAACAAGATCTTTACATATGCTATATAGAGAGATATATACCTTTTTTGACACTGTCTACCTTTAAACCAGACTTAACATTTCCAGTTTTAGGTTTGTTagaattaccaaaattatttccatttgctaaatgccacTGTGGATAACTTTGAACGGTGTTTTGCTTTTGCTCAGGGGCTAATGCAtacattttgcaccaaaacacGTTAATCTCTGAGACACAGAACCTGTTTCTTTCCTTAACAACATAATGGTTTACCATAGTGTTTATACGTACTttcaggaatctggaaactgtACTCAACAAtcaaccagacttgtggaggtctacAGTTCTCTTCCTTATGTCTtggctgatttatttttatttttccatgatgtcacacaaaaaTTAAGCAATGTGTTAAAATACATCCGCAGGTGGGCCTCCATTAGGGCTACACAATATATCGCAAACATATCGtcatcagtgtgtgcaatattcataCCATAAAGGACTATTTGGAGTGCAATAATTGTTGGCTAATACATTCCAAGGGTTATGAacatgctaatgtaatatttagacAGTTGGACAGAGACTAatggcagcagatgctcacactaGATGCAACTGACATTGCCTAAAATGCTAATGGTGACAAAGTGATGGAAGCACAGAACAAAATAGGCAGATATCGCACCTGATGTCGTCATCCCAAAATGTACCAATATTATTGCCAAAGCAAGATATTCTAATGTTGAGTAGCCCTAGTCTTCAATTAACTCAAATGTAGTAAACTAACCTATCAGAATCTTACAAAATTATGACATCATCACTTGGTCTTTCCCTAAATTGTTTAAATGCATTATAATCATAATGTATTCTAAACCtctgactttgaagaaaataaggctaataaaaacatctccaaaacatTCTATCcttttattctggcatttagcaaatggaAATTGTTTTAGTGATAATAACTGACCCAAAACAGGAAACGTTTAgtatgatttaatgtcagacagtgagaaaaataaGTGTTTGTGTACTATAAATACCTTGCCCCAACTATCTATGTATATCGTTGCTCtgtggaaaacaaacaaacaaacaaacaaacaaacaaacaaacaaacaaagccatttctatACTACCAACACCAGCGTAAAAGTCTGAGGTTTGCAAGACTACTGGGACCTTAATTAGAGCAAAGATTGAGCTTTTCTGCAACATCCACTTCAGGTGGGTCTGGTACATAAGAAAGAATAGATATGTGACAAAGCATCTACAATAAAATGAGTTTTGAATGTGAGATTTCATCCTATTCAGCTTTCACACAGCAGAGGGAGTCCATGactgtgttttttgtattaGATAATCTCAAATATATGCGCAACTTGGTTTAGCCATTAATTCTTAGTGAAAGCAAGAAATCCGTAAAAAAATCACTTTCTTGTTGTATATGTTGCTTAAAATTTATAATTAGTAATAATGGTGAAGGTATCGCCGTATCGTGTTAGCCGCTAAGTTACTGAATttgtaatattgtaattttattttatttccaaaatataagtcaggaaaaacatttgtattaagcTACGCAATTACGTAATTACACTATTAAAATTTTACAAGCTGCATTTTTTAGGTAGTGCATTATTCAGCGTGTGCCTAACCTTATTATGTCCCGATCAGTGTGAAGTTAATATAAATCGGTTTTAATAACCTGTAGAGGGACCCAATTGTTTTTTATATCATATTTGTTCTTACgtttaatataaaattaataGGATTTCCCATCAGTCCCTTTATCCAGTTGTTCAGCGCCCCCTCTTGGCGTCTGGCAGCATCGCAGCATGAAAGCAGTGGGAAACAGAAACACTATGGCTGCCACTCTGTCTCTTACTCAGGTAACAGTCTGTACAACTAAAATATATCGACAGCAAACGTCGCTGGCTTTGTGCTTGTTTTTCTGATAACACCTCGGTGGCGTTATTCAGACAAGGCGGGCAGAAATGTGAGGCTTCCTCGACCGTGGTGGCTGTTTTTGAAGTTCAGTCCTGCTGTGACTGGGAAAAGTTTCTGCCTAATCTCTTTGGGGACTGCGTAAGGGCGTAGCTAGCCAGCTAGCCTGCTAGCTAACAGCTAGTTTTGTGCCAGTGTTAAGCTTTTTTGTCGCTTCTTTGTCAAACTGCAGACTCGTCGTGTTGCTAGCGTTACTTGGCTTCGTTTTATTTGTCGCTGTTTCTCAACATTTTTGCTGCAGGCTAGTCGGTCATTGCCAAAGTGATGATAATACGTGATACCCATCTGTGGCTCAGTCTATATGGTCGCTTTACTGTCACATTTCTGTCATAACGGTTAGCAAGcttctgtttttatgtattaTATCCAGTGTTAAGGACTGCCTTGCTGTTCGTGTGGTTTCCAAGATGGTTAGACTGAATATTCAGTCTGGAGATGGCTATTATTAGAAGTAAACATGCTACAGGGTGATTGAATTAGAGCTTTTTCCAATAACCTTTTTCCGCTGGACACCGTTAACTGTTAGCCTGTTAGCTCCTGAGCTTATTTTGTGTACAAGGTTTTGCAGTGTGTCAAATAATATAATTGTTCAATGTTAAAAGCTGCTTTGCAACCATAAGAGGAAGTGAACTATAGCAGCTACTAGCCTCCCCTGCTGAGAAAGAAATGTCAGCCTGTTGCCTGTTAAATTAACTACAATTTTGTGTTATATTGTTTGTTTGGCGTTTAAATACGTTATTTAGCAGGTTACAGTCATGTCTAATCAGTGGGTTGCAGTCCCAGGCGTGTTATCTGAGCCACAGTTAGATATAACAACAGATAGGAGGTGTTTAGCAGTGGTAGCTCATTGTTTTGTTTGAGTCTTTCTGCCTGAATACTCTCAACATTTCCCGTGTGTTTAGTGTTAGTTTTAAGAGTAAAATTGCACAAAAGATTAAAATTCATTTGTCAGTTTAATTGGCAAAATTATAATGGCAAAGGTCGGTTTTGATGTGATATTTGTTAAGCTTGCAGTATTTCAGGGGCCATGCCTTCAAATTGTGCTTGCCAGCAACATATTTGGGCAATTAAATGGAGCTTCACTCCCATTGTGCCCTCGCCCGATTTAGATGCTAG includes the following:
- the calr gene encoding calreticulin encodes the protein MTALSLILMAVSAACVLAESSVYFREQFEDGDGWNTRWMESKHKTDYGKFVLSAGKFYGDAEKDKGLQTSQDARFYALSARFDDFSNKGQPLVIQFTVKHEQSIDCGGGYIKLFPSGLNQEEMHGDSVYNIMFGPDICGPGTKKVHVIFNYKGKNHLINKDIRCKDDEYTHLYTLIVNPDNTYEVKIDNKKVESGNLEDDWDFLPSKKIKDPNAKKPEEWDDREKIPDPDDKKPEDWDKPENIPDPDAKKPDDWDDEMDGEWEPPMITNPEYKGEWKPREIDNPAYKGKWIHPEIENPEYTADPEIYKYDSIGVIGLDLWQVKSGTIFDNFLITSDPKLAEEVGNEAWGKTKESEKKMKERQEEEERKMREEEDKKRDEVKEDEEEEEKDEEEDDEEEEEEEGEEPEEEGEEEEDEATDSQLKDEL